From Candidatus Fusobacterium pullicola, the proteins below share one genomic window:
- a CDS encoding TolC family protein — protein MRKKLALILMSLSMEVFASEMTLEEVIDISLKNNFSLKKQDISIENSKIATKNHYKSMYLPSINFGAEGEIAEVQDKGVGPKSISVKLDLDVWGQQRNQYRIMKNSLRIAELNREKSEYSLEEQVIRTYFSYLAAVKNMEYTKSTVETLARQRSKLDRMLNGGNLVSKNELLKIEIELEENNLNYSTQLYNSTVLKQQLFMLMGKGLDQDIDFKDVDISSLKIEGDFSNLKSVEQKALEESTESEITRLQIENANYQNKIAKAELYPKFYMKPEYKFEDAGYDKKGARLTFGVSWAFQWGNTLNNIEVSNNNLEVAKLGYEEKVMQLTLQARGMYENLKRAKIAYDINSKKIELMNENLKLDTRRFENGLMGSRDYLDSMNGLVQAEENQYIYQQEIFLLKLALRNLLK, from the coding sequence ATGAGAAAAAAATTAGCTTTAATATTAATGTCACTATCAATGGAAGTTTTTGCTAGTGAGATGACACTTGAAGAGGTTATAGATATATCTTTAAAGAATAACTTTTCGCTGAAGAAGCAGGATATCTCAATAGAGAATAGTAAGATAGCAACTAAAAATCACTATAAGAGTATGTATTTACCAAGTATAAACTTTGGAGCTGAGGGTGAAATAGCGGAAGTACAGGATAAAGGAGTAGGACCAAAGTCTATATCTGTAAAGTTAGACTTAGATGTATGGGGACAGCAGAGAAATCAGTATAGAATTATGAAAAATAGTTTGAGAATAGCTGAGTTAAATAGAGAGAAGAGTGAATATAGCTTAGAGGAACAGGTTATAAGAACTTATTTCAGTTACTTGGCAGCTGTAAAAAATATGGAGTATACAAAAAGTACTGTAGAGACATTGGCAAGACAGAGGAGTAAACTTGATAGAATGTTAAATGGTGGAAATCTAGTATCTAAGAATGAGCTGTTGAAGATTGAGATAGAGTTAGAGGAGAATAATTTGAACTATTCAACTCAGCTGTATAACAGTACAGTGTTAAAACAGCAACTGTTTATGCTGATGGGAAAAGGGTTAGATCAGGATATTGATTTTAAAGACGTAGATATCTCATCTTTAAAGATAGAGGGAGATTTTAGTAATCTGAAGAGTGTGGAGCAGAAAGCACTAGAGGAGAGTACAGAGAGTGAGATTACTAGATTACAGATAGAGAATGCTAACTACCAAAATAAGATAGCAAAGGCTGAGCTGTATCCTAAATTCTATATGAAACCAGAGTATAAGTTTGAGGATGCTGGATATGATAAGAAGGGAGCTAGACTTACATTTGGTGTAAGTTGGGCATTCCAATGGGGAAATACTTTAAATAATATTGAAGTAAGTAATAACAATTTAGAGGTTGCAAAACTAGGGTATGAGGAGAAGGTTATGCAACTTACATTACAAGCTAGAGGGATGTATGAAAATCTAAAGAGAGCTAAAATAGCATATGATATCAATAGTAAGAAGATAGAGCTAATGAATGAAAATCTAAAACTGGATACTCGTAGATTTGAAAATGGACTTATGGGAAGTAGAGATTATCTAGATAGTATGAATGGATTGGTACAAGCAGAGGAGAACCAGTATATTTATCAACAGGAGATTTTTCTACTTAAGTTAGCATTGAGAAATTTATTGAAGTAG
- a CDS encoding CpsD/CapB family tyrosine-protein kinase, with amino-acid sequence MRRGIFFESENLKEGGEAIRLIRSNINFMDTTDHKIITFCSSVPKEGKTTIASNYALSEAITGKKVLLIDCDIKRPRINEVYETEHKKGIVELLEGKATFEEVIQREVRKNLDIIFCSKKREETTELILSKNLESHLKELQSEYDLIVVDTPPLTIGTDAAIISRFSTGVVFVISYDQVHRVELEFAKKLLTTAKANLYGAVINKVSTDGYFYEPYGYYSYNYKYYKNYYKDGEK; translated from the coding sequence ATGAGAAGGGGTATCTTTTTTGAAAGTGAGAACTTAAAAGAGGGTGGAGAGGCTATCAGACTTATTAGATCGAACATAAACTTTATGGACACCACAGATCATAAGATAATAACTTTCTGTTCCTCAGTACCTAAAGAGGGGAAGACTACAATAGCCTCAAACTATGCTCTGAGTGAGGCTATAACAGGTAAAAAAGTTCTTCTTATAGACTGTGATATCAAGAGACCAAGAATAAATGAAGTATATGAAACAGAACATAAAAAGGGTATCGTTGAGTTGCTAGAGGGAAAAGCTACCTTTGAAGAGGTTATTCAAAGAGAGGTAAGAAAAAATCTAGATATCATATTCTGTAGTAAGAAAAGAGAGGAGACTACAGAATTAATCTTAAGTAAAAATCTAGAGAGCCACTTAAAAGAGTTACAGAGTGAGTATGATCTTATAGTAGTAGATACACCTCCACTTACAATAGGTACCGATGCGGCAATAATATCAAGATTCAGTACTGGGGTTGTGTTCGTTATCTCTTATGACCAAGTTCATAGAGTAGAGTTAGAGTTTGCTAAAAAGTTATTAACAACAGCTAAAGCAAATCTATATGGAGCTGTTATCAATAAGGTTTCAACAGATGGATACTTTTATGAGCCATATGGGTATTACTCATATAACTATAAGTATTATAAAAATTACTATAAAGATGGGGAGAAATAA